A region of Photobacterium sanguinicancri DNA encodes the following proteins:
- the glnS gene encoding glutamine--tRNA ligase gives MSESEARPSNFIRQIIDADLASGKHSNVHTRFPPEPNGYLHIGHAKSICLNFGIAQDYQGQCNLRFDDTNPEKEDIEYVESIKNDVNWLGFEWSGEICYSSNYFDKLHGFAVELINKGLAYVDELSPEQMREYRGTLTEPGKHSPYRDRSVDENIALFDQMKNGEIEEGKMCLRAKIDMASPFMVMRDPVLYRVRFATHHQTGDKWCIYPMYDFTHCISDALEGITHSICTLEFQDNRRLYDWVLDNITIECQPHQYEFSRLNLEYTVMSKRKLNQLVTDKLVSGWDDPRMPTISGLRRRGFTSASIREFCKRIGVTKQDNTIEMSSLESCIRDDLNTNAPRAMAVLDPIKVVIENFGDTEVLTVANHPNNPEMGERQVPFSREVYIERDDFREEANKKYKRLVLGKEVRLRGAYVIKAERIEKDAEGNITTIFCTYDADTLGVNPADGRKVKGVIHWVSAEAGLPAEFRLYDRLFTVPNPAAADDFVAVINPESLEVQNGFVEPSLQTAEAEKAFQFERTGYFCADIKDSSAEKLVFNRTVGLRDTWAKIGD, from the coding sequence ATGAGTGAATCTGAAGCTCGTCCATCAAACTTTATCCGCCAAATTATTGATGCGGATTTAGCCAGTGGCAAACATTCAAACGTCCATACCCGATTCCCGCCGGAGCCGAACGGCTACCTGCATATTGGCCATGCTAAATCTATTTGTTTGAACTTCGGTATCGCTCAGGACTACCAGGGACAATGTAATCTTCGCTTTGATGATACGAACCCTGAGAAAGAAGACATCGAGTACGTTGAGTCTATTAAGAACGATGTTAACTGGTTAGGCTTCGAGTGGAGCGGTGAGATTTGTTACTCATCTAACTACTTCGATAAGCTACACGGGTTTGCAGTTGAACTAATTAATAAAGGCTTAGCGTACGTTGATGAGCTAAGTCCAGAGCAGATGCGCGAATACCGTGGCACATTAACTGAGCCAGGTAAGCATAGCCCATACCGTGATCGTAGTGTTGACGAAAACATTGCACTGTTTGATCAAATGAAAAATGGTGAGATTGAAGAAGGCAAGATGTGTCTTCGTGCCAAGATCGATATGGCATCACCATTTATGGTAATGCGCGATCCGGTTCTTTACCGTGTTCGTTTTGCTACTCACCACCAAACTGGTGATAAGTGGTGCATCTACCCAATGTATGACTTTACGCACTGTATTTCGGATGCGTTAGAAGGCATTACGCACTCAATTTGTACGTTAGAATTCCAAGATAACCGCCGTCTATATGATTGGGTTTTGGATAACATCACAATTGAGTGTCAACCGCATCAGTACGAGTTCAGCCGCCTGAATCTTGAATACACGGTAATGTCTAAGCGTAAGCTAAACCAATTGGTTACTGATAAATTAGTATCAGGTTGGGATGACCCACGTATGCCAACTATCTCTGGCCTACGTCGTCGTGGCTTTACGTCTGCATCTATCCGTGAATTCTGTAAGCGTATTGGTGTTACTAAGCAAGATAACACGATCGAAATGAGCTCGCTTGAGTCTTGTATTCGTGATGATCTAAACACCAATGCACCACGTGCAATGGCAGTGCTTGATCCGATTAAAGTGGTTATCGAAAACTTTGGTGATACTGAAGTACTAACGGTTGCTAACCACCCGAACAATCCAGAGATGGGTGAGCGTCAGGTGCCATTTAGCCGTGAAGTTTACATCGAGCGTGATGACTTCCGTGAAGAAGCGAACAAGAAGTACAAACGTCTAGTTTTAGGCAAAGAAGTACGTCTACGTGGCGCGTATGTGATCAAAGCTGAACGTATCGAAAAAGATGCTGAAGGTAACATCACAACGATCTTCTGTACTTACGATGCTGATACGTTGGGTGTGAACCCTGCTGATGGCCGTAAAGTGAAAGGTGTAATTCACTGGGTATCCGCAGAAGCGGGTCTTCCAGCTGAATTCCGTTTATACGATCGTTTATTCACAGTGCCAAACCCGGCTGCTGCTGATGATTTTGTTGCGGTTATTAACCCTGAATCGCTAGAAGTGCAAAATGGCTTTGTTGAACCATCGTTACAAACGGCAGAAGCTGAGAAAGCATTCCAGTTTGAGCGTACAGGTTACTTCTGTGCTGACATTAAAGACTCTTCTGCAGAGAAACTTGTCTTTAACCGTACTGTTGGTTTACGTGACACTTGGGCAAAAATTGGTGATTAA
- the fur gene encoding ferric iron uptake transcriptional regulator: MSDNNHALKQAGLKVTLPRLKILEVLQQPDCQHISAEDLYKKLIDIGEEIGLATVYRVLNQFDDAGIVTRHHFEGGKSVFELATQHHHDHLVCLDCGKVIEFSDDVIEERQKQIASSFNVKLTNHSLYLYGHCMEGNCAEDESLHDRK; encoded by the coding sequence ATGTCAGATAATAACCATGCACTAAAACAAGCAGGTTTGAAGGTTACGCTTCCACGTCTAAAGATTTTAGAAGTGTTACAACAACCAGATTGCCAGCACATTAGTGCTGAAGATTTGTATAAAAAACTAATCGATATTGGTGAAGAGATTGGCCTTGCGACTGTTTACCGCGTCTTAAACCAATTTGATGATGCTGGCATCGTGACACGCCATCACTTCGAAGGCGGCAAGTCTGTTTTTGAATTAGCGACTCAACATCACCATGATCACCTAGTGTGTCTTGATTGTGGCAAAGTAATTGAGTTCTCTGATGATGTAATTGAAGAACGCCAGAAGCAAATTGCTTCAAGCTTTAATGTGAAGTTAACCAACCATAGCCTATACCTCTACGGTCATTGCATGGAAGGTAACTGCGCGGAAGACGAAAGCCTTCACGACCGAAAATAA
- a CDS encoding DUF4442 domain-containing protein gives MYKYYKPNIVRHALNLWPPFWGAGINITHISDDFRAVDVKLKLRWWNKNANRTQYGGSIFSLTDPIYALMLMGILGNEYYVWDKQADINFLKPGSSDLSAQFVISDDCVRWIKQHTATGDKCFPEFVVNVMNAEGDIVATVKRVLYVRKKPHFREDSTNAEEVHQ, from the coding sequence GTGTATAAATACTATAAACCCAATATTGTTCGGCATGCATTAAATCTTTGGCCTCCTTTTTGGGGAGCGGGGATTAACATAACTCACATCAGCGATGATTTTCGGGCGGTAGACGTAAAGCTTAAATTACGTTGGTGGAATAAAAATGCTAATCGTACCCAGTATGGTGGAAGCATATTTTCACTGACGGATCCTATTTATGCATTAATGCTGATGGGAATCTTAGGCAATGAGTATTATGTTTGGGATAAACAAGCAGATATTAACTTTTTAAAACCAGGCAGTTCTGATCTGAGTGCACAGTTTGTTATATCAGATGATTGTGTACGTTGGATTAAGCAGCACACTGCGACAGGTGATAAATGCTTCCCTGAATTTGTTGTGAATGTGATGAATGCAGAGGGAGATATCGTGGCAACAGTGAAACGTGTGCTCTATGTACGTAAAAAACCGCACTTTCGTGAAGATTCCACAAATGCAGAGGAAGTACATCAGTAG
- the fldA gene encoding flavodoxin FldA, which produces MASVGLFFGSDTGNTEAVAKMIQKQLGKNLVEVKDIAKSSKEDIDNFDLLLLGIPTWYYGEAQCDWDDFFPELEGIDFSTKLVAIFGCGDQEDYAEYFCDAMGSLRDIVESRGATVVGHFSTEGFEFEASKALVDDNHFVGLCVDEDRQPELTEERVQKWVGQIYEEMCLAELAD; this is translated from the coding sequence ATGGCGAGCGTTGGACTCTTCTTTGGTAGCGACACAGGTAATACCGAAGCTGTCGCGAAAATGATTCAAAAGCAACTAGGCAAAAACTTAGTTGAAGTTAAAGACATTGCTAAAAGCAGCAAAGAAGACATCGATAATTTTGATCTTCTTCTGTTAGGTATCCCTACTTGGTACTACGGTGAAGCTCAGTGTGATTGGGATGATTTCTTCCCTGAACTAGAAGGCATCGACTTTTCAACCAAGCTTGTTGCTATCTTTGGTTGTGGTGACCAAGAAGATTACGCAGAATACTTCTGCGATGCGATGGGTAGCTTACGTGACATCGTAGAAAGCCGTGGTGCAACAGTTGTTGGTCACTTCTCTACAGAAGGCTTCGAGTTTGAAGCATCTAAAGCCTTAGTTGATGATAATCACTTTGTAGGCCTATGTGTTGACGAAGATCGCCAGCCTGAACTAACTGAAGAACGTGTTCAGAAGTGGGTTGGTCAAATCTATGAAGAAATGTGCCTAGCTGAATTAGCAGACTAA
- a CDS encoding DUF2788 domain-containing protein, with protein MLYEHMDLLESIGLDLLFALIFFFIGMAIKDVLNQGNVPPFGRKIVWLVLFLGCAGFITKGLIQLSWEGAGLG; from the coding sequence GTGTTATACGAGCATATGGATCTGCTTGAATCCATCGGATTGGACTTGTTGTTTGCATTGATCTTTTTCTTTATCGGAATGGCGATAAAAGATGTGCTCAATCAAGGCAATGTGCCACCGTTTGGACGGAAAATTGTTTGGCTAGTGCTATTTCTGGGCTGTGCAGGCTTTATAACCAAAGGGTTAATCCAACTAAGTTGGGAAGGTGCTGGCCTCGGATAA
- a CDS encoding alpha/beta fold hydrolase, which translates to MNLHYRVEGEGEAIILIHGLFGSLDNLGLLARVLKEHYQVISVDLRNHGQSPKSDCFTYREMAQDVLTVVDDLQLNTFSVIGHSMGGKVAMALSEIAQDRLTQLIVMDIAPVAYQEHRHKNVFAGLLEVAKHTVSKRSEAETYLAQHVVEPGVRQFLLKSFAKGDNGYAWRFNVEALIANYSTIMGWSPIEPFTGKTLFIKGQNSEYIQTAHRNDVAKQFPNAKAHMVANTGHWLHAEKPDVVSRIILNFLNS; encoded by the coding sequence GTGAATCTTCATTATCGCGTGGAAGGCGAAGGCGAAGCGATCATTTTGATCCATGGCCTTTTTGGCAGTTTAGACAACCTCGGCTTGTTAGCCCGAGTACTTAAAGAACACTACCAAGTGATCAGCGTGGATCTACGCAATCATGGTCAGTCGCCTAAAAGTGACTGTTTTACCTACCGTGAGATGGCACAAGACGTGCTCACCGTCGTAGATGATCTTCAGCTCAATACGTTCTCTGTAATTGGTCACTCGATGGGTGGTAAAGTTGCCATGGCATTAAGCGAGATCGCTCAAGATCGCTTAACCCAACTTATCGTCATGGATATTGCCCCTGTTGCTTACCAAGAACACCGCCATAAAAATGTGTTTGCAGGCCTACTCGAAGTAGCAAAACATACAGTAAGCAAGCGAAGCGAAGCGGAAACCTACTTAGCTCAGCATGTGGTTGAACCTGGGGTACGTCAGTTCCTACTAAAGTCTTTTGCTAAAGGCGATAACGGGTATGCATGGCGCTTCAATGTTGAGGCACTCATCGCCAATTATTCAACCATTATGGGTTGGTCCCCTATTGAGCCTTTCACTGGTAAAACTTTATTTATTAAAGGTCAAAATTCCGAATATATTCAAACGGCACACCGAAATGACGTTGCGAAACAGTTCCCCAACGCTAAAGCCCATATGGTCGCCAATACAGGCCACTGGCTCCATGCTGAAAAACCCGACGTCGTTAGCCGAATTATTCTAAACTTCTTGAATTCGTAA
- the seqA gene encoding replication initiation negative regulator SeqA, which translates to MKTIEVDDELYRYIASQTQHIGESASDILRRLLMMPQENLQVAVAPETVMPVRPRGIVVSKDAGNTPQIDRVKEMRSLLISDEFAAQEKAIGRFMMILSSLYRIDSKGFTEAAAIKGRTRVYFADQEETLLASGKTTKPKAIPETPFWVITNTNTDRKRQMVDQLMTKMGFGGDITEKVCGEI; encoded by the coding sequence ATGAAGACGATTGAAGTCGACGACGAGCTATACCGCTATATTGCTAGCCAAACTCAGCATATAGGTGAAAGTGCCTCTGACATTCTGCGTCGATTACTGATGATGCCTCAGGAAAACCTTCAGGTTGCAGTTGCACCTGAAACGGTAATGCCTGTTCGCCCACGCGGTATCGTTGTAAGTAAAGATGCTGGTAATACACCGCAAATCGATCGTGTAAAAGAAATGCGATCGCTATTGATCTCTGACGAGTTCGCGGCACAGGAAAAAGCCATTGGTCGCTTTATGATGATCCTATCATCTCTTTATCGCATTGATTCTAAAGGGTTCACAGAAGCTGCGGCCATTAAGGGGCGTACGCGTGTATATTTCGCAGATCAAGAAGAGACTTTACTTGCGAGTGGCAAAACGACAAAACCAAAAGCCATTCCTGAGACACCTTTCTGGGTAATTACAAATACGAATACTGACCGTAAACGCCAAATGGTAGATCAACTGATGACTAAAATGGGCTTCGGTGGTGATATTACCGAAAAAGTTTGCGGTGAAATTTAA
- the pgm gene encoding phosphoglucomutase (alpha-D-glucose-1,6-bisphosphate-dependent), with amino-acid sequence MAIHPRAGQQAQQEDMHNIPALVANYFLIEPKANNPQQAVAFGTSGHRGTADKGTFNQHHIWAIAQAVAEVRAEKGVTGPLFLGKDTHALSEPAFTSTLEVLVANGVQVVIQVGKGYTPTPGISHSILCHNKVNTDKADGIVITPSHNPPQDGGIKYNPVHGGPAEGELTTAIEARANAIIANGLVDVKRVAIEDALASELVVELDLVAPYVDDLVNVIDMAAIQKAKLTIGVDPLGGSGIEYWRQIAAHYGLDLTLVNESIDPSFRFMSLDKDGVVRMDCSSPYAMAGLLAHKDKYDLAFGNDPDYDRHGIVTPAGLMNPNHYLAVCIDYLYRHRPEWSESVAVGKTLVSSALIDRVVADLGRELCEVPVGFKWFVDGLYSGELGFGGEESAGASFLRTNGTPWSTDKDGILLCLLAAEITAVTGKNPHEYYLDLVAKHGESQYNRLQAVANGEQKAVLSKLSPEMVAAETLAGDPITARLTHASGNGAAIGGLKVTTDNGWFAARPSGTEDIYKIYCESFKGEEHLRLIESEAQEIVSKVFADAGL; translated from the coding sequence ATGGCGATTCATCCTCGTGCTGGGCAGCAAGCCCAGCAAGAAGATATGCACAATATTCCAGCGTTAGTGGCTAATTACTTCCTAATTGAACCTAAGGCTAATAATCCGCAGCAAGCAGTTGCTTTCGGGACTTCTGGTCACCGTGGTACCGCCGATAAAGGCACGTTTAATCAGCATCATATTTGGGCAATTGCTCAAGCGGTAGCTGAAGTACGTGCAGAAAAAGGTGTTACAGGTCCGCTTTTCTTAGGTAAAGATACTCATGCACTGTCAGAGCCTGCATTTACTTCTACATTAGAAGTGCTGGTAGCGAATGGTGTTCAGGTTGTTATCCAAGTCGGTAAAGGCTATACCCCAACACCGGGTATCTCGCATTCCATCCTTTGCCATAATAAAGTGAATACTGACAAAGCTGACGGTATTGTTATTACGCCTTCACATAACCCACCGCAAGACGGCGGCATTAAGTACAACCCTGTACATGGTGGCCCGGCGGAAGGTGAGCTCACTACAGCAATTGAAGCGCGTGCTAACGCGATTATTGCGAATGGTTTAGTGGATGTGAAGCGTGTTGCGATTGAAGATGCATTGGCAAGTGAGCTTGTCGTAGAGCTAGATTTGGTTGCACCTTATGTTGACGATCTTGTTAATGTAATCGACATGGCTGCAATTCAAAAAGCGAAGCTAACAATCGGTGTTGACCCTCTGGGTGGCTCTGGCATTGAATACTGGCGCCAGATTGCGGCACATTACGGTTTAGACCTGACGCTGGTGAATGAGTCTATCGATCCATCGTTCCGTTTTATGTCATTAGATAAAGATGGCGTAGTACGTATGGATTGCTCGTCTCCTTACGCAATGGCAGGCTTACTTGCGCACAAAGACAAGTACGACTTAGCGTTTGGTAATGACCCTGATTATGATCGCCATGGTATTGTCACACCAGCAGGTTTAATGAACCCGAACCATTACTTGGCAGTGTGCATTGATTACTTATACCGTCACCGTCCTGAATGGTCTGAAAGTGTTGCGGTTGGTAAAACATTAGTATCAAGCGCTTTGATTGACCGTGTGGTTGCTGACCTTGGCCGTGAGCTTTGTGAAGTACCAGTTGGGTTTAAGTGGTTTGTTGATGGTTTGTATTCTGGTGAGCTAGGCTTTGGTGGTGAAGAGAGTGCAGGTGCATCTTTCTTACGTACCAATGGTACGCCTTGGTCTACCGACAAAGACGGCATCTTACTTTGTCTTTTAGCTGCTGAAATTACAGCGGTGACAGGTAAGAATCCGCATGAATATTACCTAGATCTCGTGGCTAAGCACGGTGAGTCCCAGTATAACCGCCTACAAGCTGTTGCCAATGGTGAGCAAAAAGCAGTACTAAGTAAGCTTTCACCTGAAATGGTAGCGGCAGAAACACTGGCTGGTGATCCTATCACTGCGCGGTTAACACACGCATCAGGTAATGGCGCTGCAATTGGTGGCTTGAAAGTAACAACTGATAACGGTTGGTTTGCTGCTCGTCCATCAGGCACTGAAGATATCTACAAGATCTACTGCGAAAGTTTCAAAGGCGAAGAACACCTTCGTTTAATTGAAAGCGAAGCACAAGAAATTGTGAGTAAAGTATTTGCAGACGCAGGTTTGTAA
- a CDS encoding DUF1853 family protein, giving the protein MKTQLCYDDVQQIANDFNAVLTLPSLTNQQRFQIDDAWLTAFKSKAHIPNIEAYEGNRRLGFYYQWLWLQLINAHPDYALVAEEVQLNWQNQTLGAIDFLVKNLRTNEVEHWEVAIKFYLAYQGQWLGPNASDNLDKKTARMVDHQLRLTEHPAYQTVLQSQYGLIRHKRLIMQGRLFDCIDDKQQGSNIAINPATVNGKWCFKHQAIALTKKHYQFFTLSKPQWICPPRPSTSTQKKSPYLELNQLTTPTQAIDQNDQVWFIVPDHWPLHNNDLIAK; this is encoded by the coding sequence ATGAAAACACAACTTTGTTATGACGATGTCCAACAAATCGCAAACGACTTCAATGCGGTATTAACTCTCCCTTCGCTCACCAACCAACAGCGATTCCAAATTGATGATGCTTGGTTAACTGCATTCAAAAGCAAGGCTCATATCCCCAACATTGAGGCTTATGAAGGGAACCGACGCTTAGGGTTTTACTATCAATGGCTTTGGCTACAGCTGATCAATGCTCACCCAGATTACGCACTCGTGGCGGAAGAAGTGCAGCTAAATTGGCAAAACCAAACGCTAGGCGCTATCGATTTTCTGGTCAAAAACTTACGCACGAACGAGGTAGAACATTGGGAGGTTGCAATCAAGTTTTATCTTGCCTATCAGGGGCAATGGCTTGGTCCAAATGCCAGTGACAACCTTGATAAAAAAACCGCACGAATGGTTGATCATCAATTGCGCCTCACTGAACACCCCGCTTATCAGACAGTGCTCCAATCGCAATACGGTTTAATTCGACACAAACGCCTGATCATGCAAGGCAGGCTATTTGATTGCATAGATGACAAACAACAGGGGTCGAACATTGCAATAAATCCAGCAACCGTTAACGGTAAGTGGTGTTTCAAACATCAAGCGATTGCATTAACCAAAAAGCATTATCAGTTCTTTACTCTTAGTAAACCTCAGTGGATCTGCCCGCCTCGTCCCAGCACCAGTACACAAAAAAAATCACCATACCTTGAACTAAATCAGTTGACGACGCCAACTCAGGCAATCGACCAAAATGACCAAGTATGGTTTATCGTTCCCGATCATTGGCCTTTGCATAACAACGACCTTATCGCGAAGTAG
- a CDS encoding Nif3-like dinuclear metal center hexameric protein: protein MNNLKLEAVLNKLLSPHLIKDYCPNGLQVEGKAEVKKIVTGVTACQALIDRAIEEKADALVVHHGFFWKGEAAEIRGMKFRRIKALMDNGINLYAYHLPLDVHSELGNNAQLAKLLGFDVLGGLEADNPKSVAIHGQLEEPLTGEELAARIAMTLHREPLHIGDNAPAEIKTVGWCTGGGQDFIELAAQKGLDAFISGEVSERTTHIARELGIHYFGAGHHATERYGVKALGEWLAQEHQFDVTFIDIDNPV, encoded by the coding sequence ATGAATAATTTAAAATTAGAAGCTGTATTAAATAAGCTACTTAGCCCACACTTAATTAAAGACTACTGCCCAAATGGCTTACAGGTTGAAGGTAAGGCTGAAGTTAAAAAAATTGTGACTGGCGTGACAGCTTGTCAGGCTTTAATTGATCGCGCTATTGAAGAAAAAGCCGATGCGCTAGTGGTTCATCACGGTTTCTTCTGGAAAGGTGAAGCCGCTGAAATCCGAGGCATGAAGTTTCGTCGAATCAAAGCGCTGATGGATAACGGCATTAATTTATACGCTTATCATTTGCCGTTAGATGTCCATTCAGAGCTCGGTAATAATGCACAACTCGCTAAACTGTTAGGGTTTGATGTACTGGGTGGCTTGGAAGCGGATAACCCGAAATCCGTAGCAATTCACGGCCAACTTGAAGAGCCATTAACAGGTGAAGAGTTGGCGGCACGTATCGCGATGACCTTACATCGTGAGCCTTTGCATATTGGTGATAATGCGCCTGCTGAAATTAAAACCGTCGGTTGGTGTACTGGTGGTGGTCAGGACTTTATCGAATTAGCAGCACAGAAAGGCCTTGATGCTTTTATTTCTGGTGAGGTCTCTGAGCGGACAACCCATATTGCACGTGAATTAGGCATTCATTATTTCGGTGCAGGGCACCATGCGACAGAGCGCTATGGCGTGAAAGCATTGGGTGAGTGGCTGGCGCAAGAGCACCAGTTTGATGTAACTTTCATTGATATTGATAATCCAGTTTAG
- a CDS encoding citrate synthase encodes MADKNATLHIEGKAPIELPIIGGTQGPEVIDVRKLGANGYFTFDPGFLATASCESQITYIDGDKGILLHRGYPIDQLANNADYLEVCYVLLYGEVPTREEYENFRTTVTRHTMVHEQIASFFHGFRRDAHPMAVMCGVVGALAAFYHDSLDINNDEHREITAFRLLSKMPTLASMCYKYSIGQPFIFPRNDLDYAENFLHMMFATPCEEYEVSPVVARAMDKIFTLHADHEQNASTSTVRLAGSSGANPFACIAAGIASLWGPAHGGANEACLKMLEEIGSVDQIPEYIDRAKDKDDPFRLMGFGHRVYKNYDPRATVMREACHEVLEELNIQDPLLDVAMELERIALSDPYFIDKKLYPNVDFYSGIILKAIGIPVSMFTVIFAMSRTVGWIAHWSEMHADPTNRIGRPRQLYTGYTQREFQPIHERE; translated from the coding sequence ATGGCAGATAAGAACGCTACTCTTCATATTGAAGGGAAGGCTCCTATCGAATTGCCGATTATCGGGGGCACTCAGGGGCCAGAGGTAATTGATGTGCGTAAACTAGGCGCTAACGGTTACTTCACATTCGACCCTGGTTTTCTAGCCACTGCTTCGTGTGAATCACAAATCACCTACATTGATGGTGATAAAGGTATTCTTCTGCACCGCGGCTACCCTATTGATCAACTCGCCAACAATGCTGATTACCTTGAAGTTTGTTACGTCCTATTATATGGCGAAGTACCGACTCGTGAAGAGTACGAAAACTTCCGTACCACTGTGACTCGTCACACTATGGTACACGAGCAAATTGCGAGCTTTTTCCATGGATTCCGTCGTGATGCGCACCCAATGGCTGTTATGTGTGGTGTGGTTGGGGCACTTGCCGCCTTCTATCATGATTCATTAGACATTAATAACGACGAGCACCGTGAAATCACGGCCTTCCGTCTATTGTCTAAAATGCCAACATTAGCGTCGATGTGTTACAAATATTCCATTGGCCAACCGTTTATCTTCCCTCGCAATGATCTTGATTATGCAGAAAACTTCTTGCATATGATGTTCGCTACACCTTGTGAAGAGTACGAAGTGAGCCCGGTTGTCGCACGTGCTATGGACAAAATTTTCACCCTGCACGCTGATCATGAACAAAATGCATCAACGTCAACCGTACGTCTTGCTGGTTCTTCTGGTGCTAACCCATTTGCTTGTATTGCAGCAGGTATTGCATCACTTTGGGGCCCTGCGCATGGTGGCGCTAATGAAGCTTGTCTGAAGATGCTCGAAGAAATTGGCAGTGTTGATCAGATCCCTGAATACATTGATCGTGCTAAAGATAAAGATGACCCGTTCCGCCTAATGGGCTTCGGTCACCGTGTTTACAAGAACTATGACCCACGTGCAACTGTAATGCGTGAAGCATGTCATGAAGTATTGGAAGAGCTTAACATTCAAGATCCACTACTTGATGTAGCAATGGAACTCGAGCGTATTGCACTTTCTGACCCATACTTTATTGATAAGAAATTATATCCGAACGTCGATTTCTACTCAGGTATCATCCTGAAAGCAATCGGTATTCCAGTATCTATGTTTACAGTAATTTTCGCGATGTCGCGTACTGTCGGCTGGATTGCGCACTGGAGCGAGATGCATGCCGATCCTACAAACCGTATTGGTCGTCCTCGTCAGCTTTACACGGGTTACACACAACGTGAATTCCAGCCAATTCATGAGCGTGAATAG
- the sdhC gene encoding succinate dehydrogenase cytochrome b556 subunit — MTVKVKKPRPVNLDLQTIRFPLTAIASIVHRVSGVITFVSISILLWLLNMSLSSPEGFASAADIVDSFFVKFVLWGILTALFYHIVVGVRHLMMDMGYFEEMETGIASAKISFAITAVLSVFAGGLVW; from the coding sequence ATGACCGTGAAAGTAAAAAAGCCAAGACCTGTCAACCTCGACCTACAGACGATTCGCTTTCCTCTGACTGCGATTGCGTCGATCGTACACCGTGTATCCGGCGTTATTACGTTTGTTTCTATTTCTATCCTACTGTGGCTGCTCAACATGTCACTTTCTTCCCCTGAAGGCTTTGCAAGTGCTGCCGACATCGTTGATAGCTTCTTTGTGAAATTTGTTCTGTGGGGAATCCTAACTGCGCTGTTTTATCACATCGTTGTGGGTGTCCGCCATTTAATGATGGATATGGGGTATTTCGAAGAAATGGAAACTGGGATTGCAAGCGCTAAAATTAGCTTCGCAATTACAGCGGTACTTTCTGTATTTGCAGGAGGCTTAGTATGGTAG
- the sdhD gene encoding succinate dehydrogenase, hydrophobic membrane anchor protein — protein sequence MVGNVSTVGRNGIHDFILIRATALILTLYTFYMVGFFAFGPELTFETWSAFFGQLSTRVFTLLALLSILVHAWIGLWQVLTDYIKPAALRAGLQLGVVVVLLVYLFSGFLIVWGA from the coding sequence ATGGTAGGCAATGTTTCAACTGTCGGCCGCAATGGCATACATGACTTCATTTTAATTCGTGCAACTGCACTGATCCTTACACTTTACACCTTCTATATGGTCGGATTCTTCGCATTTGGTCCGGAATTAACGTTTGAAACTTGGTCTGCATTTTTTGGCCAGTTAAGTACCCGTGTATTCACACTGCTAGCGTTACTTTCGATCTTAGTACATGCATGGATTGGCCTGTGGCAAGTACTCACTGATTATATTAAACCCGCAGCTTTACGTGCAGGGCTTCAGTTGGGAGTGGTTGTTGTTCTTCTTGTTTACCTGTTTTCAGGTTTTTTAATAGTGTGGGGTGCGTAA